CACTCGATGAAGATGCCGATGCCGCCGAAGCTGGCGTTCTGCATCTGCTCCATCAGCCCGTGGTACTCCTTGGGCGTCATCAGCACCGAGTACGGATCGTCGGTTCCCGCCAGCACGCCTCGTATCATCGCGTACCAGAGCAGCGACGGGTCCACCCGTCCGCCGTAGGCGCGCACCACCTCCTGTGGAAGCGTGCGGTCATGCGGAAGGCGCTGCAGATCGTCGGCGGGCACACGTGCCTCGGTGAGCAGCGCCAGAACCTCTTTCGCCAGTCCGGCCCACAGCTTGTCGTCCGGAACGAGATCGACGTGCTGGGTCTTCACCTGGTGCAAGACCGTCTCGAAGAGAACTGCGTCGGGCGAGAATCCGAGCGACGCCGGATTGCGAAGATACGGCGCGTAGAAGGGGGCTTCGGCCTTCTTCTCGACCGGCTTGCCAGGAGATGGCGTGCCCTTGGGCGCGGCGGTCTCGGCGACCTCGTCGACACGCATGGCCAGCAGACCGCTGCCATCGACCCCGAGGGGGAGCGGGGCGACACACGCCCTTTGCGGGACCGCGGGCTCCTGCCCGACTGCCTCTGCCGATGTCTCTCCGCGCGAGACGAGGGCGATCGCAGCGACGAGCGCGCACCCGAGCAGCAGGGCTCGCCACGCGCGGCCTGGCGGTCGATGGGTCAGGGTCGGGAACGGCATCGCGAGCGCCTCGTTTCAGACAGGTGTGGGGCCATGTTCGCGAGGCGGGCCGCGCGGCTCCTGCGTTGAGGATGCGCTGCGAGCGCCGCAGCGGCGCAACGGAAAGAGAAGAGGCCCTCGCGGGCCTCTGCGCCGGACACCTGGAGATCGGTACCCGCTCAGACGGGGATGGGATCGACCAGGCCGTACCCGTGCGGCGTGCGATAGAGCACGTTGATGCGCTGAACGGCCGAGTTGTTGAACACGTAGAACGGGTGCGTGGTCGACTCGAGCTCCTTCACCGCCTGCTCGACCGACATGGGCGGAGCGTCGAAGCGTCGGACGTTCTCCATGTTGGGATCGAGCGTAGGTTCCGCCTTGGCCTTTGTGCGGCTCTTTGCCGCCGGCTTCGCCGCCGCAGCGGCACTGAGCTCGAGCTCCTCGCCGAGATGGGTGCCGCGCGCTTTGCTGCGGGCGGTCTTGCCCTTCTGGCGCTTGACCTGGCGCTCGAGCTTCTCGATGACCTTGTCGATGGACGAGTACATGTCATCGGTGCGTTCCTCGCCCCGCAAGACGTGGCCGTTGTTGTCGTGCACGGTCACTTCCACGATGTGCCAGTTGCGCTCCGTGCTCAGGGTGACGTCGGTGGAGATGATGCGGTCGAAGTACCGCGTGATCTTCGCGACGCGCTTCTCGGCGTGGGCCCTAAGGGCATCTGTCACGTCGACGTTCTTGCCCTTGACGATGATGTGCATCGAACCACTCCCTTGACTCCCGACGGGCTCGGTGGAGACCGCCTGGGGACCAGTTTGAAGTCGGCGATGCAGCCGCAAGCGACTGCAAGGGACTTGCGAGAGCGTCGGGCTGAGTCGTGAGTCGCTCGCGTCTCTGCCACCAGCGCTCCCCCATGGGCTTGTTGAACGACCGCCCGCCGCAGTCCTGCGAGAGTCAGCCCGGGTTTGCCGGTTCAGTCGCCGGTTGCGGTCGACCCCTCAGACTTGAAATCACGATAGGCCTTGAGCACCTTCTTCACATACCCGCGCGTCTCGGTGATGTTCGGCACCGCACCGCTGCGAGGGACATTGCCCGGACCCGCGTTGTACGCCGCGATGGCAGGCGTGAGACGCCCGCCATACATATCGAGGAGCACGCGAAGGTAGCGCGTCCCGGCGGCGATGTTCTGCTCGGGATCGTAGAGATCTCTCGCGCCCATGACATACCCCGTCGCGGGCATGAGCTGCATGAGACCCCGAGCCCCGCATCGGGAGGTCGCCATGCATCGGAAGTTCGACTCGGCGAAGATGACCGCCTTGATCAGGTGGGGATCAAGAGAGCGCAGCTGGGCGTGCTTCATGATGATGGGCGCGATGTCGAGCTGCGTCGCGCGCCGCTCGTAGGTGATCGCATGCCCCACGGAGCCTCGAGAGGCCAGGGTGCCACGGCGAGATGAAGAGGCCACAGCCCGACGCACAGGGACTCGGACCACCGCCTCGACATACACCGGACCGATGGCGGAGCGGGAAGGCGATGCGGTCACGACGGGCGCTCTGCGTGTCGCTTCCGGCTCAGCCGTGGAGTGCGCGTCGACCGACTCTGACGGCTTGCGCACGAACAGATCTTCACCGTACCGGGACGGGGCCGCCTGCCCCTCCACCGAAGGGGGGGACGTCATCGTTGCGTCAACCTGGGGCGCCACGCCCGGCGCCGCCTCCACCCCGAAAAGACTGGCCGCGGAAGCGCCGAGCGCGAGACTCAGCCCAACCACGGAGAAACCTCGACAGATGTTCTGCCAGACCGTCATC
The genomic region above belongs to Pseudomonadota bacterium and contains:
- the raiA gene encoding ribosome-associated translation inhibitor RaiA, whose protein sequence is MHIIVKGKNVDVTDALRAHAEKRVAKITRYFDRIISTDVTLSTERNWHIVEVTVHDNNGHVLRGEERTDDMYSSIDKVIEKLERQVKRQKGKTARSKARGTHLGEELELSAAAAAKPAAKSRTKAKAEPTLDPNMENVRRFDAPPMSVEQAVKELESTTHPFYVFNNSAVQRINVLYRTPHGYGLVDPIPV
- a CDS encoding lytic transglycosylase domain-containing protein is translated as MTVWQNICRGFSVVGLSLALGASAASLFGVEAAPGVAPQVDATMTSPPSVEGQAAPSRYGEDLFVRKPSESVDAHSTAEPEATRRAPVVTASPSRSAIGPVYVEAVVRVPVRRAVASSSRRGTLASRGSVGHAITYERRATQLDIAPIIMKHAQLRSLDPHLIKAVIFAESNFRCMATSRCGARGLMQLMPATGYVMGARDLYDPEQNIAAGTRYLRVLLDMYGGRLTPAIAAYNAGPGNVPRSGAVPNITETRGYVKKVLKAYRDFKSEGSTATGD